A portion of the Ralstonia nicotianae genome contains these proteins:
- a CDS encoding TetR/AcrR family transcriptional regulator: protein MRTIDPVKHEKRRQEILAAADRCFRRDGFRGASISNICAEARMSSGHLYHYFSSKEEILRTIVETGLMRGTARVEEMMASLDPIGSFIDQAAKTRHGQAGQSLVLDMLAEAGHNPAVAEIVRDHSREVRSLLTNFLRTAQEKGQVDSSLDADMAAAVLLAVVDGAQAMTIRDPKLNKNRSFANMKLLISRFLKPQ, encoded by the coding sequence GTGAGGACTATCGACCCGGTCAAACATGAGAAGCGACGGCAGGAAATTCTCGCGGCGGCAGACCGGTGCTTCCGCCGCGACGGATTTCGAGGCGCCAGCATCTCCAACATCTGTGCCGAGGCCCGGATGAGCTCCGGGCACCTCTATCACTACTTCTCCAGCAAGGAAGAGATTCTCCGCACCATTGTCGAGACAGGACTCATGCGCGGCACCGCTCGCGTTGAGGAGATGATGGCAAGCTTGGATCCGATCGGTAGCTTCATTGACCAGGCAGCAAAAACGAGGCATGGGCAAGCTGGCCAGTCGCTCGTGCTCGATATGCTGGCAGAGGCTGGACACAACCCGGCAGTCGCCGAAATCGTGAGGGATCACAGCCGCGAAGTGCGGTCGCTATTGACGAATTTCCTGAGGACAGCGCAGGAAAAGGGGCAGGTCGACAGTAGCCTCGATGCAGATATGGCGGCAGCGGTGCTGCTGGCTGTCGTAGATGGCGCCCAGGCGATGACCATCCGCGATCCGAAGCTGAACAAGAACCGGAGCTTCGCAAACATGAAGCTGCTCATCTCTCGCTTCCTGAAACCTCAATGA
- the mobB gene encoding molybdopterin-guanine dinucleotide biosynthesis protein B, whose translation MATRKPAVFGITGRSGSGKTTLIEAVLPLLRARGLRVNVIKHSHHRLTLEPPGKDSARVRAAGASEVMVASPYHYAIVHTLQDVPEPTLDALLARMSPADLTLVEGFRREPIPRLEVHRPALGKPPMYPDDDSILAVASDVALSLDRPNLFLDRPQSVADFIWQILELDPLPA comes from the coding sequence ATGGCAACGCGCAAGCCGGCCGTGTTCGGCATCACCGGCCGCTCCGGCAGCGGCAAGACCACGCTGATCGAGGCCGTGCTGCCGCTGCTGCGCGCCCGCGGCTTGCGCGTCAACGTGATCAAGCACAGCCACCACAGGCTGACGCTGGAGCCGCCGGGCAAGGACAGCGCCCGGGTGCGCGCCGCCGGCGCCAGCGAGGTGATGGTGGCCTCCCCCTACCACTACGCCATCGTCCACACGCTGCAGGACGTGCCGGAACCCACGCTGGATGCGCTGCTGGCGCGCATGAGCCCGGCCGACCTCACGCTGGTGGAAGGTTTCCGGCGCGAGCCGATCCCGCGCCTGGAAGTGCATCGTCCAGCACTCGGCAAGCCGCCGATGTATCCTGACGACGACAGCATCCTCGCCGTGGCCAGCGATGTGGCGCTGTCGCTGGACCGCCCGAACCTGTTCCTTGATCGGCCGCAAAGCGTGGCGGACTTCATCTGGCAGATACTCGAACTCGATCCACTGCCCGCATAA
- a CDS encoding response regulator — translation MTIRILLIDDHTLFRSGIRLLLQRQPDFEVVDEAADGLEGIKLAKRHRPDVILLDLNMPGLSGLETLQLLAQDLPETAVVMLTVSEEADELKAALRDGARGYLVKNIEADTLVAGVRRAAAGEPVISESMTAKLVAHFRAPEKAAPAAPAAAASVSADRLTPREREIVRGLARGESNKEIARALDVAESTVKIHVQNILKKLNLTSRVQVAVYAVEHGLNSA, via the coding sequence ATGACCATCCGCATCCTGCTCATTGACGACCACACCCTGTTCCGCTCGGGCATCCGGCTCCTGCTGCAGCGGCAGCCGGACTTCGAGGTCGTCGACGAAGCCGCCGACGGGCTGGAGGGCATCAAGCTCGCCAAGCGGCACCGGCCCGACGTGATCCTGCTCGACCTGAACATGCCGGGGCTGTCCGGGCTGGAGACCCTGCAACTGCTGGCGCAAGACCTGCCGGAAACGGCCGTGGTCATGCTGACCGTGTCCGAAGAGGCCGACGAATTGAAAGCCGCGCTGCGCGACGGCGCGCGCGGCTACCTGGTGAAGAACATCGAGGCGGACACCCTGGTGGCGGGCGTGCGCCGCGCGGCGGCTGGCGAGCCCGTCATCTCGGAGAGCATGACGGCCAAGCTGGTCGCGCATTTCCGCGCGCCGGAAAAGGCTGCGCCGGCGGCCCCCGCAGCCGCCGCGTCCGTCAGCGCCGACCGGCTCACCCCGCGCGAGCGCGAGATCGTCCGGGGCCTGGCACGCGGCGAAAGCAACAAGGAAATCGCCCGCGCGCTGGACGTGGCCGAGAGCACGGTGAAGATTCACGTGCAGAACATCCTCAAGAAGCTCAACCTGACCAGCCGGGTGCAAGTGGCCGTCTATGCCGTCGAACATGGGCTGAACAGCGCTTGA
- a CDS encoding type IV pili methyl-accepting chemotaxis transducer N-terminal domain-containing protein, translated as MNAASVPLSAMLPPVRQRLSTRIVSASLAALTLVLAMICGTLWLSWQLEGAGAAINDTGSLRMRASQIGVAVLQARNGDTRLLDQQVSRLDTTLDSLNKGDAQRPLFLPADTDVHSQFDAVCAAWRNRLKPSIAADIVRPHGAPSAYLAHLPGFIDQADQLVRMIEQSNAHKTTLLRLSQFALAAMASVGSLAMIYLLYLWIILPVLRLQDGLQRMAAREFTTRLTVESYDEFGLLAHGFNRMAEELQGLYADLASRVARKTEELAEQNRELSALYDITAFLNISSDIDAMCRGFLHRVTTQFGAAGGSIRVMDPDGERLHMVASVGLPAELEEAEQCMRADTCLCGQATQQDVVIVHDFHRMRSKAEPAAPMALPCQREGYTTVAVFRILTQQAVLGTFSLHLRDDRQLPPNDLRLLETLGQHLGIALENLRLQAKATQLAVVEERNLVAQGLHDSIAQGLNFLNLQVQMLDTAVQDENLTEARETVPLLRCGVEECYQDVRELLLNFRSKLESGELRPAVEQTLARFARQSGIVPTLRYQEAGGAPLPADQQLQVLFILQEALSNVRKHAMASRVDVAITNGRDFELRVEDDGRGYDAAEVAECGEAHVGLNIMRERAAWLSAQLRLEGCPGQGASVILLLPGQQRQAA; from the coding sequence ATGAACGCTGCCTCCGTCCCGCTTTCAGCGATGCTGCCTCCTGTGCGGCAACGGCTGTCGACCCGTATCGTCTCGGCCTCCCTGGCGGCGCTCACGCTGGTGCTGGCGATGATCTGCGGCACGCTGTGGCTGTCGTGGCAGCTTGAAGGCGCCGGCGCCGCCATCAACGACACCGGCAGCCTGCGCATGCGCGCCAGCCAGATCGGCGTGGCCGTGCTGCAAGCGCGCAACGGCGATACCCGCCTGCTCGACCAGCAGGTCAGCCGGCTCGACACCACCCTCGACAGTCTGAACAAGGGCGACGCCCAGCGGCCGCTGTTCCTGCCGGCCGACACCGATGTCCACAGCCAGTTCGACGCCGTCTGCGCCGCCTGGCGGAACCGCCTCAAGCCCAGCATCGCCGCCGACATCGTCCGGCCGCACGGGGCCCCGTCGGCCTATCTGGCGCATCTGCCGGGCTTCATCGACCAAGCCGACCAGCTCGTGCGCATGATCGAGCAAAGCAACGCCCACAAGACCACGCTGCTGCGGCTGTCGCAGTTCGCGCTGGCCGCCATGGCCAGCGTGGGCTCCCTGGCGATGATCTATCTGCTGTACCTGTGGATCATCCTGCCGGTGCTGCGCCTGCAGGACGGGCTCCAGCGCATGGCGGCGCGCGAGTTCACCACGCGCCTGACGGTGGAGTCGTACGACGAGTTCGGCCTGCTGGCGCACGGCTTCAACCGCATGGCCGAAGAGCTGCAGGGGCTCTACGCCGATCTCGCCTCGCGCGTGGCGCGGAAGACCGAAGAGCTGGCCGAGCAGAACCGCGAGCTGTCCGCGCTGTACGACATCACCGCGTTCCTCAACATCTCGTCCGATATCGACGCGATGTGCCGCGGCTTCCTGCATCGCGTCACCACGCAGTTCGGCGCCGCGGGCGGCAGCATCCGCGTGATGGACCCCGACGGCGAGCGGCTGCACATGGTGGCGTCCGTCGGCCTGCCCGCCGAGCTGGAAGAGGCCGAGCAATGCATGCGCGCCGATACATGCCTGTGCGGCCAGGCCACGCAGCAAGACGTGGTGATCGTGCACGACTTCCACCGCATGCGGTCCAAGGCGGAGCCGGCGGCGCCCATGGCACTGCCCTGCCAGCGCGAGGGCTACACCACCGTGGCGGTGTTCCGCATCCTGACGCAGCAGGCCGTGCTCGGCACCTTCTCGCTGCACCTGCGCGACGACCGCCAGCTGCCGCCCAACGATCTGCGCCTGCTGGAGACGCTGGGCCAGCATCTCGGCATCGCGCTGGAAAACCTCCGGCTGCAGGCCAAGGCCACGCAGCTGGCCGTGGTGGAAGAGCGCAACCTCGTCGCACAGGGGCTGCACGACAGCATCGCGCAGGGCCTGAATTTCCTGAACCTGCAAGTGCAGATGCTGGACACCGCCGTGCAGGACGAAAACCTCACGGAGGCGCGCGAGACCGTGCCGCTCCTGCGCTGCGGCGTGGAGGAGTGCTACCAGGATGTGCGCGAGCTGCTGCTGAACTTCCGCAGCAAGCTGGAGAGCGGCGAGCTGCGCCCGGCGGTCGAGCAGACGCTGGCGCGCTTTGCGCGGCAGAGCGGCATCGTGCCGACGCTGCGCTACCAGGAAGCCGGCGGCGCGCCCCTGCCGGCGGATCAGCAGTTGCAGGTGCTGTTCATCCTGCAGGAGGCGCTCTCCAACGTGCGCAAGCACGCCATGGCCAGCCGCGTGGACGTGGCCATCACCAACGGCCGCGACTTCGAGCTGCGCGTGGAAGACGACGGCCGCGGCTACGATGCCGCCGAAGTCGCCGAATGCGGCGAGGCCCACGTCGGCCTGAACATCATGCGCGAACGCGCTGCGTGGCTGTCGGCACAGCTGCGGCTGGAGGGCTGCCCCGGCCAGGGCGCCTCCGTTATCCTGCTGCTGCCCGGACAGCAGCGTCAGGCCGCCTGA
- a CDS encoding SGNH/GDSL hydrolase family protein: protein MSLRQWMVAATAALALSLTACGGGETDQSGNPSVVKVQRMVVFGDSLSDAGTYTPVAQAVGGGRFTTNPGPVWAETVASQLGVALTPAVMGYGTSVQSCPKAGCFDYAQGGSRVTDPDGIGHNGGAGALTYPVKQQLANFYAASNNAFNGNSDIVFVLAGNNDIFFWSAAVATSGSGVTPAIATAQVQQAATDLVGYVKDMIAKGATQVYVFNLPDSSLTPQGVASGTTGQELLRALVGAFNTTLQSGLAGTSARIIDFNSQLTAVIQNGASFGFANTSATACDATKVNALVPNAGGSSLFCSANTLVASGADQSYLFADGVHPTTAGHRLIASNVLARLLADSVAH, encoded by the coding sequence ATGAGCCTGCGTCAATGGATGGTCGCCGCGACGGCTGCCCTCGCCCTGAGCCTGACCGCATGCGGGGGCGGGGAAACCGACCAGAGCGGCAATCCCAGCGTCGTCAAGGTGCAGCGCATGGTGGTGTTCGGCGACAGCCTGAGCGATGCTGGCACCTACACCCCGGTCGCGCAGGCGGTGGGCGGCGGCAGGTTCACCACCAACCCGGGCCCTGTCTGGGCCGAAACCGTGGCGTCGCAACTGGGCGTAGCGCTGACGCCGGCCGTGATGGGCTATGGCACCTCCGTCCAGAGCTGCCCCAAGGCCGGCTGCTTCGACTACGCGCAGGGTGGCTCACGAGTGACGGACCCGGACGGCATCGGCCACAACGGCGGCGCCGGCGCGCTGACCTATCCGGTCAAGCAGCAGCTCGCCAACTTCTACGCTGCCAGCAATAACGCGTTCAACGGTAACAGCGACATCGTCTTCGTGCTCGCGGGCAATAACGACATCTTCTTCTGGTCAGCCGCGGTGGCCACCAGCGGTTCGGGCGTGACGCCCGCCATCGCCACAGCCCAGGTGCAGCAGGCGGCGACGGATCTGGTCGGTTATGTCAAGGACATGATTGCCAAGGGCGCGACGCAGGTCTACGTGTTCAACCTGCCCGACAGCAGCCTGACGCCGCAGGGCGTGGCAAGTGGGACGACCGGCCAGGAACTGCTGCGTGCGCTGGTGGGCGCGTTCAACACGACGCTGCAAAGCGGGCTGGCCGGCACCTCGGCGCGCATCATCGACTTCAATTCGCAGCTCACCGCGGTGATCCAGAACGGCGCCTCGTTCGGATTTGCCAACACCAGTGCCACAGCTTGCGATGCAACTAAGGTCAACGCCCTGGTGCCGAATGCCGGGGGCAGCTCGCTGTTCTGCTCGGCCAACACGCTGGTGGCTTCCGGTGCGGACCAGAGCTACCTGTTCGCCGACGGCGTGCACCCGACCACGGCCGGCCATCGTCTGATTGCCAGCAACGTGCTGGCGCGTCTGCTGGCGGACAGCGTAGCGCACTGA